In the genome of Jeotgalibacillus haloalkalitolerans, one region contains:
- a CDS encoding thiol-disulfide oxidoreductase DCC family protein translates to MAAIVLFDGDCNVCDWSVQFIMKHDRAGHFHFASLQGELGHKMRTTFEVPPMVDSVLLIEQDRLYMKSDAALRICRQLDGPVKFLSYLLIVPRPIRNLAYDAFARNRFHWFGKKQSCKLPTPEERRRLLD, encoded by the coding sequence ATGGCTGCTATTGTATTATTTGATGGTGACTGCAATGTGTGTGACTGGAGCGTCCAATTCATCATGAAGCATGACCGCGCAGGGCACTTTCACTTTGCTTCTTTGCAGGGAGAGCTCGGGCATAAGATGCGTACGACGTTTGAAGTGCCTCCGATGGTTGATTCTGTTCTGCTGATCGAGCAGGACAGGCTCTATATGAAATCTGACGCTGCATTGAGAATCTGCAGGCAATTGGATGGCCCGGTAAAGTTTTTGTCATACCTGCTGATTGTACCGCGGCCAATCCGTAACCTGGCATATGATGCTTTTGCAAGAAACAGATTTCACTGGTTCGGCAAAAAACAGTCCTGTAAGCTGCCGACACCTGAAGAAAGACGCAGACTGCTTGATTAG
- a CDS encoding competence protein ComK: MEFMTATETYTVSTNTMILEPRVEDGSLTGTIIHEKGRLPFSVDMKPMEIMEHSCLYYFSSYEGRKTSSRFLTNFSHKPPIVVDPISDIYFFSTHSDSNKKNYWIALNHVVSMEKNDDLSNETTLTLSGDRTITLPISRRATHLQYLKASVLSLKLHQNINGIRERSEDTYKTRLHKKRFGFAEYLDRIENVDQDRINPDDGGDIDFNRPIK, from the coding sequence ATGGAATTTATGACAGCGACAGAAACTTACACTGTCAGTACGAACACAATGATTTTAGAGCCGAGGGTTGAAGACGGGAGTTTAACAGGTACGATTATTCACGAAAAAGGAAGATTACCTTTTTCAGTAGATATGAAACCAATGGAGATTATGGAACATTCGTGTCTGTATTATTTTTCATCCTACGAAGGACGCAAAACCTCATCAAGATTCCTCACAAACTTCAGTCATAAGCCTCCCATCGTTGTTGATCCAATATCAGATATTTATTTCTTCTCCACTCATTCAGATTCAAATAAAAAGAATTATTGGATTGCGCTTAATCACGTTGTCAGTATGGAAAAGAATGACGACTTAAGTAATGAAACAACACTGACCCTCTCAGGAGACAGAACGATTACACTTCCAATCTCGAGACGTGCCACGCATCTGCAGTACCTGAAAGCTTCCGTACTCTCCCTTAAACTGCATCAAAACATCAACGGCATCCGGGAAAGATCAGAAGATACCTACAAAACCAGACTGCATAAAAAACGCTTCGGGTTTGCAGAGTATCTCGACAGAATTGAAAACGTTGATCAGGACCGGATCAACCCTGATGACGGTGGAGACATAGACTTTAACCGACCGATCAAATAA
- the lepB gene encoding signal peptidase I has protein sequence MESWKKESFEWLKALAVGVVIVLLVRIFLFSNYVVEGVSMQPTLQDGNKLVINKIGYTVGDFDRFDVIVFHASESEDYVKRVIGLPGDEISYEDDQLYINGEYYEEPYLEEFREDGKRLTGDFTLEELTGETEVPEGQLFVLGDNRENSLDSRIFGFIDQDSVVGKVNLRYWPLNELDIRFYE, from the coding sequence ATGGAATCGTGGAAAAAAGAAAGCTTCGAATGGCTCAAAGCATTAGCAGTAGGAGTCGTTATTGTATTACTGGTCCGCATTTTCCTTTTTTCAAATTATGTTGTAGAAGGAGTATCCATGCAGCCTACACTGCAGGATGGCAACAAGCTGGTCATTAATAAAATTGGTTATACAGTCGGGGACTTCGACAGATTTGATGTCATTGTCTTTCATGCAAGTGAATCAGAAGATTATGTAAAAAGAGTCATCGGACTTCCGGGGGATGAAATCTCTTATGAAGACGATCAGCTATATATTAACGGCGAATATTACGAAGAGCCTTACCTTGAAGAATTCAGAGAAGACGGCAAACGGTTAACAGGTGATTTTACACTTGAAGAACTGACAGGAGAAACAGAAGTACCTGAAGGACAGCTGTTTGTACTCGGTGACAACCGCGAGAACAGCCTCGACAGCCGCATCTTCGGCTTCATCGACCAGGACTCAGTCGTTGGCAAAGTCAACCTCAGATACTGGCCGCTGAATGAACTGGATATAAGATTTTATGAGTAA
- a CDS encoding AzlD domain-containing protein, protein MNMVLIIIGMAIVTYIPRVLPLTVLEGKELPPFFQGVLKNIPYAVLGALIFPGILFIQPDDIWFGIAGAAAAFVLAFLGADVMVVVLGSIMFLSVYMLIGG, encoded by the coding sequence ATGAATATGGTCCTCATTATTATTGGAATGGCAATTGTGACGTATATCCCGCGTGTATTGCCACTGACTGTGCTTGAAGGGAAGGAGCTGCCTCCGTTTTTTCAGGGAGTGCTGAAAAATATTCCGTATGCAGTGCTCGGTGCACTGATTTTTCCCGGCATTCTATTTATCCAGCCTGATGATATCTGGTTTGGCATTGCCGGGGCTGCGGCTGCATTTGTGCTTGCATTCCTTGGGGCGGATGTCATGGTTGTTGTTCTTGGATCCATTATGTTTTTATCAGTGTATATGCTGATAGGCGGCTAG
- a CDS encoding IDEAL domain-containing protein yields MENNKSFAEFMNESTVPQKQSSEMTMMEIYVDMVLNEILVRHRKEQLVTAINEALDNKDQDAFMKYSAELNTLEDTHGV; encoded by the coding sequence ATGGAAAACAACAAATCGTTCGCAGAGTTCATGAATGAGTCAACCGTCCCTCAGAAACAATCCAGTGAAATGACGATGATGGAGATTTACGTGGACATGGTATTAAATGAAATTCTGGTCCGTCATCGCAAGGAACAGCTTGTAACAGCTATTAACGAAGCGTTAGACAACAAAGATCAGGACGCTTTTATGAAGTACTCAGCAGAATTAAATACATTAGAGGACACACACGGTGTGTAG
- a CDS encoding YihY/virulence factor BrkB family protein: MFKERIKYAGSRFFKEGYYDHAAQTAYYFMLSLFPFLIMVVSSTSFLPFTSSDLIEVIKPYAPQQTYGLIESNLTAILDSGQGTIISISFVSTLWLASMAIQSLVRSLTDIYKINKRESYIKGLISDFFLTIGFALILPLTILIPLIENVVQRIAEETFLFEAGWLVIWTPLRWGIGSIILFVFFWVLYRHLPKHGLSWKDVLPGAVFAVIFWQLISEGFSLFVGYGNYGQLYGQLASVVIMMIWFYLTAAVLLFGALLNVYGKEGKERGSG; this comes from the coding sequence ATGTTTAAAGAGAGAATAAAGTATGCGGGAAGCCGCTTTTTTAAAGAAGGCTATTATGACCATGCTGCACAGACGGCTTACTATTTTATGCTGTCCCTATTTCCTTTTTTAATTATGGTCGTATCAAGTACAAGCTTTTTACCATTTACATCATCCGATCTGATTGAAGTCATTAAACCCTACGCTCCGCAGCAAACATACGGTTTGATTGAATCGAACCTGACTGCAATACTTGATTCAGGGCAGGGAACAATTATTTCAATCAGTTTTGTTTCTACGTTATGGCTTGCTTCAATGGCTATTCAGTCGCTGGTGCGCTCTTTGACTGATATCTATAAAATTAATAAACGTGAAAGCTATATAAAGGGACTGATCAGTGATTTCTTTCTGACGATCGGTTTTGCACTGATTTTGCCGCTCACAATCCTTATCCCTTTAATTGAAAATGTCGTTCAGCGTATCGCTGAAGAGACTTTTTTGTTTGAAGCGGGCTGGCTTGTGATCTGGACACCTCTTCGTTGGGGAATTGGTTCAATCATCTTATTTGTGTTTTTCTGGGTTCTATACCGTCACTTGCCAAAGCACGGTCTGTCATGGAAAGACGTGCTGCCTGGCGCAGTGTTCGCCGTAATATTCTGGCAGCTGATTTCTGAAGGGTTTTCCCTTTTTGTCGGCTACGGAAATTACGGTCAGCTGTATGGCCAGCTTGCTTCTGTTGTCATCATGATGATCTGGTTTTATCTGACGGCCGCAGTCCTGCTGTTTGGCGCCTTATTAAATGTGTATGGTAAAGAAGGTAAAGAAAGGGGAAGTGGATAA
- the addB gene encoding helicase-exonuclease AddAB subunit AddB, whose amino-acid sequence MPLIIKTGRSGTGKTDSLMSEITAKVKENPSGDPILLIVPEQMTFQSEYRLAIETGGMVRVQVLSFTRLAWRILQETGGAARIHINHTGASMLVRKLINEHKDQMVMFGRAAGKHGFVGHVEKMLTEFRRYCIQPEDLLEKTAEISEIAPKALLDKLKDIERIYSGFDDQLKDKYIDSEDYLRLLAEKIKDSDLLSRADIYLDGFHSFTPQEYLVIEKLLEKSKSMTAAVTADLHSPDPLLFRQTTDTVNRLKEIAVNAGEKAEVIQLGGNAKYKGKGLAHLEQSFEKFGSVYEGQTDMTLIEATNRRAETEAVAREVRKLARNEGYRYKDIAVLTRNGDAYHEIIEPVFKDYEIPYFIDKKRTMLNHPLIEFIRSALETVTKHWRYEAVFRAVKTELLFPVEADHELLRGQMDRLENYVLAQGIHGDRWKSEFYYKQFRGLDFVRVPQNDEEKMIQDDLNAARNMITAPIDRFEQRLKKSGTVHDYCEAVFVLLEELEVPLKLEQMSATAEEKGDVESAREHDQAWDAVVELLDQFVEITGEDKMPLQEFSDILDSGMETLEFSLVPPSIDQVIIADLELSRLPAVCASFVLGVNDGVMPARMQDDGILAEDDRIFMERAGMQLAPGTREKLQDEDFVAYRAFTSPSEKLYISYPLADEEGKSLIVSPYIKKVTGILPEHRLMLAVNDPVEVPGDQQLDYICHPLPTASFMTSQLQQLRKDYPVEDIWRDVYNFYVTDPFWKQESKRILSGLFYENVANPLSRDTAESLYGSSMMASVSRIERMNSCAFQHFSSHGLRLHERSIFRLDAPNIGELFHAALRWISEELLQKGISWKSLSQRQCAELAHQAVSHIGPQLQYDILNSSNKYRYIAKKLQAVIRQASYILSEHARAGDFEPLRVELGFGPGQELPPHKILLSDGDTMSLQGRIDRVDQARSDGKVYLRVIDYKSSVRDLDFTEMYYGLSLQMMTYLDVAMTNSPKLVHTEAEPAGVLYFHLHNPVVKTKKPMSSDEMQEEMLKKYKMKGLVLGDEEVVRLMDMTLEEGNSSIISAGLKKDGTLRSNSKTASRDQFDHMRAHTRSMFRSAGDRIKAGDVSIDPYEYKKRTPCQFCSYRSVCQFDPALEQNKYRSLRTKKAEDLIREGGDIQ is encoded by the coding sequence ATGCCGCTTATAATCAAAACAGGACGTTCCGGAACCGGTAAAACAGACAGCCTGATGAGTGAAATTACCGCTAAGGTCAAAGAAAACCCCTCAGGAGATCCCATTCTTCTGATCGTACCTGAACAGATGACCTTCCAGTCAGAATACCGTCTGGCAATTGAAACAGGTGGAATGGTCAGGGTGCAGGTGCTGAGTTTTACCCGACTTGCGTGGAGAATTCTTCAGGAAACAGGTGGAGCCGCGCGCATACATATTAACCATACAGGGGCAAGCATGCTCGTTAGAAAACTGATCAATGAGCACAAGGATCAAATGGTCATGTTTGGACGTGCTGCGGGAAAACACGGCTTTGTCGGTCATGTGGAAAAAATGCTGACAGAGTTCAGGCGATATTGTATTCAGCCGGAGGACCTGCTCGAAAAAACAGCTGAAATCAGTGAAATCGCACCGAAAGCACTGCTGGATAAGCTGAAGGATATTGAGCGGATTTATTCAGGATTTGATGACCAGTTAAAAGATAAATACATAGATTCAGAGGATTATTTACGACTGCTTGCTGAAAAGATCAAAGACTCTGATCTCCTCAGCCGGGCAGATATTTACCTTGATGGGTTTCACAGCTTTACACCGCAGGAATATCTCGTTATAGAAAAGCTGCTCGAGAAGTCAAAATCAATGACAGCAGCAGTTACAGCGGACCTGCACTCGCCTGATCCGCTTTTATTCAGACAGACAACGGATACAGTCAACCGTTTAAAGGAGATTGCGGTTAACGCAGGGGAAAAAGCTGAAGTCATTCAGCTGGGGGGAAACGCAAAGTACAAAGGGAAAGGGCTGGCCCATCTAGAACAGTCATTTGAAAAGTTCGGATCAGTGTATGAGGGTCAGACGGATATGACCCTCATTGAAGCAACGAACAGAAGAGCGGAAACAGAAGCTGTCGCACGTGAAGTCAGGAAGCTTGCGCGGAATGAAGGCTACCGTTATAAAGATATCGCGGTACTAACCCGTAATGGCGATGCTTATCATGAAATCATTGAACCGGTTTTCAAAGATTATGAGATTCCTTACTTTATAGATAAAAAAAGAACGATGCTTAATCATCCGCTGATTGAGTTTATCCGTTCAGCGCTTGAGACTGTTACGAAGCATTGGCGCTATGAAGCAGTCTTCAGGGCGGTAAAGACAGAGCTTCTTTTCCCTGTAGAAGCCGATCATGAACTGCTGCGCGGGCAGATGGACAGACTTGAAAACTATGTTCTGGCACAGGGGATTCACGGTGACCGATGGAAGAGTGAGTTTTATTACAAGCAGTTCAGAGGACTCGATTTTGTAAGAGTGCCGCAAAACGATGAAGAGAAGATGATTCAGGATGATCTGAATGCAGCACGTAATATGATCACAGCGCCGATTGACCGGTTTGAACAGCGCCTGAAAAAATCAGGAACTGTACACGATTATTGTGAGGCTGTATTTGTTCTGCTTGAAGAGCTTGAAGTCCCGCTGAAGCTTGAACAGATGTCAGCAACGGCTGAAGAAAAAGGGGATGTGGAGTCTGCAAGAGAACATGATCAGGCGTGGGATGCAGTCGTGGAACTGCTTGATCAGTTCGTTGAAATTACAGGCGAAGACAAAATGCCGCTTCAGGAATTCAGTGACATTCTGGACTCCGGTATGGAAACACTGGAGTTTTCCCTTGTTCCGCCTTCGATCGACCAGGTGATTATTGCTGACCTGGAACTTTCCAGGCTGCCGGCCGTCTGCGCATCATTTGTACTTGGTGTAAATGACGGTGTGATGCCTGCGAGAATGCAGGATGATGGCATTTTAGCTGAAGATGACCGGATCTTTATGGAACGGGCAGGTATGCAGCTTGCACCGGGCACCAGAGAGAAGCTGCAGGATGAGGATTTTGTTGCCTACCGTGCGTTTACATCCCCATCAGAAAAGCTCTATATTTCCTATCCGCTAGCAGATGAAGAAGGGAAATCGCTGATTGTGTCACCTTATATTAAAAAGGTCACAGGCATTTTACCTGAACACCGGTTAATGCTTGCGGTGAATGATCCTGTGGAAGTTCCGGGTGATCAGCAGCTTGATTATATCTGTCATCCGCTTCCGACAGCATCCTTTATGACGTCACAGCTTCAGCAGCTGAGAAAAGATTACCCTGTTGAAGACATCTGGCGGGATGTTTATAACTTTTATGTCACAGATCCGTTCTGGAAGCAGGAGAGCAAACGTATTTTATCCGGCTTGTTTTATGAAAATGTGGCAAACCCACTCTCGAGGGACACAGCAGAGAGCCTGTATGGAAGCTCCATGATGGCGAGTGTGTCCAGGATCGAGCGGATGAACAGCTGTGCATTCCAGCACTTTTCAAGCCACGGGCTGAGGCTTCATGAACGGAGTATCTTCAGGCTGGATGCGCCAAACATAGGAGAGCTGTTCCATGCAGCGCTCAGATGGATTTCAGAAGAGTTACTGCAAAAAGGCATCAGCTGGAAGAGTCTGTCCCAGCGGCAATGCGCTGAACTCGCTCATCAGGCAGTCAGCCATATCGGTCCGCAGCTTCAGTATGATATTCTAAACAGCTCAAATAAATACCGTTATATCGCGAAAAAGCTGCAGGCGGTTATTCGTCAGGCTTCCTATATTCTAAGTGAACATGCAAGAGCGGGAGACTTTGAACCGCTGAGAGTGGAGCTTGGGTTTGGACCCGGTCAGGAACTGCCGCCACATAAGATCCTTTTAAGTGACGGGGACACGATGTCACTGCAGGGCAGAATTGACCGTGTGGATCAGGCGAGAAGTGACGGGAAAGTCTATTTGAGAGTCATAGATTATAAGTCGAGTGTCAGAGATCTTGATTTTACTGAAATGTATTATGGACTCTCGCTGCAGATGATGACGTATCTGGATGTAGCAATGACAAATTCACCAAAGCTTGTTCACACTGAAGCCGAACCTGCAGGTGTGCTTTATTTCCATCTGCACAACCCGGTGGTTAAGACGAAAAAGCCAATGAGTTCAGATGAAATGCAGGAAGAGATGCTGAAAAAGTACAAAATGAAGGGGCTCGTCCTTGGAGATGAAGAAGTCGTCAGGCTGATGGATATGACGCTTGAAGAAGGAAACTCTTCGATTATATCTGCCGGATTGAAAAAAGATGGGACGCTCCGTTCGAACTCAAAAACGGCAAGCAGAGATCAGTTTGATCACATGAGAGCCCATACGCGATCGATGTTCCGCTCAGCCGGTGACAGAATCAAAGCGGGGGATGTATCGATTGACCCTTATGAATATAAAAAGAGAACACCATGTCAATTCTGTTCATATCGTTCAGTCTGTCAGTTTGACCCGGCGCTTGAACAGAACAAATACCGTTCACTTAGAACCAAAAAAGCAGAAGATTTAATCCGGGAAGGAGGAGACATTCAATGA
- a CDS encoding TVP38/TMEM64 family protein — MTLETLEAWFTLENLRELIAEYRAFGPLIGFLLPVLEAFLPFLPLVAFVVANANAYGVLFGILLSWAGASVGALMVFWLLRRFGHLRLFYFLSNQKQIRKLTTWVERHGFGPLFLLLCFPFTPSALVNVVAGLSRISIMQYMLAVISGKLVMISTISFIGADIVSLIREPVKTAIVLGVIVVLWLVGKRVEKVINKKMERDILMHERHRKSSGNERLENRWNRGKKKASNGSKH; from the coding sequence ATGACGTTGGAAACTCTAGAAGCATGGTTTACACTTGAAAATCTTCGTGAATTAATTGCAGAGTACCGGGCATTCGGACCGCTGATCGGTTTCTTACTGCCAGTACTGGAAGCATTCCTGCCATTCCTGCCGCTCGTCGCTTTTGTAGTGGCAAATGCAAATGCATATGGTGTTCTGTTTGGTATACTGCTCTCATGGGCAGGTGCTTCAGTAGGTGCGCTGATGGTCTTTTGGCTGCTCAGACGCTTTGGACATCTGAGGCTGTTTTACTTTTTAAGTAATCAGAAGCAGATTAGAAAACTGACGACCTGGGTGGAACGCCATGGATTTGGTCCATTGTTTCTGTTACTGTGTTTTCCCTTTACGCCATCTGCACTTGTCAACGTGGTAGCCGGATTATCACGGATCAGCATCATGCAGTATATGCTGGCTGTTATATCTGGAAAGCTTGTCATGATTTCTACGATTTCATTTATCGGTGCAGACATCGTTTCTCTCATCAGGGAGCCGGTTAAAACAGCTATCGTACTGGGTGTGATCGTTGTCTTATGGCTGGTAGGAAAAAGAGTGGAAAAAGTGATTAACAAAAAAATGGAACGTGACATATTGATGCACGAGCGTCATAGAAAGTCTTCCGGGAATGAAAGGTTGGAGAATAGATGGAATCGTGGAAAAAAGAAAGCTTCGAATGGCTCAAAGCATTAG
- a CDS encoding S9 family peptidase, whose translation MTQKRKITAEDLYKIESLTDPRWSPDGKHILFVKTHINEEHTYASNLFLYDQENEELSQWTYGDKRVSSPRWSPDGRKVAFVSNRSGKNQLYVLSVSGGEAKQVTETENGAGNPVWSPCSGKVAFTVSLEPEDALNDEKKKVDDDKKLKPFVTDSMKYKADGAGLLDDKKQQLAIIDLKTEELRQLTKGEDSYALFDWSPDGKQLAFATDADAEDKDFSFNNELYLYNLEDDSKKHIQTAEGYVGFAAWSPEGDQLAFTASGRTYENATHSELWIWKEASGTAECLTEGIDAPVGDYAIGDIQQGASVQGAVWADNNSLFFVITDQGNVNLYYASTEGAVYPAYEGNHHVYGFDIHGDSQKIAAAISTPENPGDLHIIHVPTGEAKQVTHVNQQLLDEVEVVAPEAVYYESTDGYTVHGWFMKPAGYTDGEQVPMILSIHGGPHAMYANTFFHEMQLLAAQGYAVLYTNPRGSHGYGQDFVNAVRGDYGGGDYRDLMAAVDGALEQFDFIDRDRLGVTGGSYGGFMTNWITGHTDRFKAAVTQRCISNWISFYGVSDIGYYFSEWQIQADLGDIDTLWKHSPLAYADQIKTPLLILHSENDYRCPIEQAEQLYIALKRKEKKTRFVRFPESDHNLSRTGKPELRLERLNHLTGWMNEYI comes from the coding sequence ATGACACAAAAGCGCAAAATCACAGCAGAAGATCTGTATAAAATTGAATCATTAACTGACCCGAGATGGTCGCCGGATGGCAAACATATTTTATTTGTTAAAACACATATCAATGAAGAACATACATATGCGTCAAATCTCTTTTTATATGATCAGGAAAACGAAGAGCTGAGCCAGTGGACATATGGAGACAAGAGAGTATCCTCCCCAAGATGGTCGCCGGACGGCAGGAAAGTGGCATTCGTCTCAAACCGCTCCGGTAAAAATCAGCTATACGTTTTATCTGTCAGCGGAGGGGAAGCGAAGCAGGTAACGGAGACGGAAAACGGGGCAGGAAACCCGGTCTGGTCACCGTGCAGCGGAAAGGTCGCTTTTACAGTATCACTTGAACCTGAGGATGCACTAAATGATGAGAAGAAAAAAGTAGATGATGATAAAAAGCTGAAGCCGTTTGTAACAGATTCAATGAAGTACAAAGCAGATGGTGCGGGCCTGCTTGACGATAAAAAGCAGCAGCTTGCCATTATTGATCTGAAGACAGAAGAACTCCGCCAGCTGACAAAAGGGGAAGACAGTTACGCGTTGTTTGACTGGTCACCTGACGGAAAGCAGCTTGCTTTTGCGACGGATGCTGATGCAGAAGATAAAGACTTTTCATTTAATAATGAGCTGTACCTGTACAATCTTGAAGATGACAGCAAAAAGCATATTCAGACGGCTGAAGGCTACGTAGGATTTGCTGCGTGGTCTCCGGAAGGCGATCAGCTTGCATTTACTGCTTCAGGCAGAACCTATGAAAATGCTACGCACAGTGAGCTCTGGATATGGAAAGAGGCTTCAGGGACTGCAGAATGTCTGACTGAAGGAATTGATGCTCCCGTCGGAGATTATGCAATTGGTGATATTCAGCAGGGCGCAAGCGTACAGGGAGCGGTCTGGGCTGATAATAACAGCCTGTTCTTCGTGATAACAGATCAGGGGAATGTCAATCTGTATTACGCTTCAACAGAAGGAGCAGTATACCCTGCTTACGAAGGAAACCATCACGTTTACGGATTTGATATACATGGTGACTCACAAAAGATTGCGGCTGCAATCAGTACACCCGAAAATCCCGGGGACCTGCATATCATTCACGTGCCAACAGGGGAAGCAAAACAGGTAACGCATGTGAATCAGCAGCTGCTTGATGAAGTTGAAGTAGTAGCACCGGAAGCGGTCTATTATGAAAGTACAGACGGTTATACAGTTCACGGCTGGTTTATGAAGCCGGCCGGGTATACAGATGGAGAACAGGTCCCGATGATTTTAAGTATTCACGGTGGTCCGCATGCGATGTATGCCAACACGTTTTTCCATGAAATGCAGCTGCTTGCAGCACAGGGTTATGCAGTACTTTACACAAATCCGCGTGGAAGCCATGGCTATGGTCAGGACTTTGTAAATGCAGTCAGAGGCGATTACGGCGGAGGGGATTATCGTGACCTGATGGCGGCAGTGGATGGCGCGCTTGAGCAATTTGACTTCATCGACCGCGACCGCCTCGGCGTAACAGGCGGAAGCTACGGCGGATTTATGACGAACTGGATCACAGGACATACAGACCGTTTCAAAGCAGCAGTCACACAGCGCTGCATCAGTAACTGGATCAGCTTCTACGGCGTCAGTGACATAGGCTACTACTTCAGTGAGTGGCAGATCCAGGCAGACCTTGGTGACATTGATACACTATGGAAGCACTCACCGCTTGCCTATGCTGACCAGATTAAAACACCACTCTTAATCCTGCACAGCGAAAACGACTACCGCTGCCCAATCGAACAGGCAGAGCAGCTATACATTGCGCTGAAAAGAAAAGAGAAGAAAACACGTTTTGTCAGATTCCCTGAATCAGACCACAACCTTTCAAGAACAGGAAAACCAGAACTCAGACTCGAAAGACTGAACCACCTGACCGGGTGGATGAATGAGTATATTTAA